One Diospyros lotus cultivar Yz01 chromosome 1, ASM1463336v1, whole genome shotgun sequence genomic window carries:
- the LOC127801317 gene encoding DNA polymerase II subunit B3-1, with protein sequence MAKAKRKEDETGRGKKRKTMEDQSKVQVQSKNKNRKSSKSVSNGVKDQIIEDDEPEVLVAPNSSSDSENDQEDEFARVEDTEGEEEEEESAEAARQQRDGNEKKKRKKKKGDTDKNDKKKNKKKKKKGETDKNEKEKKKKRDTDKNEKKKKKKKGDTEKNEKKKKGDTEKNEKKKKKGDTDKIDKKKNKKKQKDKDSNAENEIDCAFPMSRVGRMIKSEDPDIRIFNDAIFLINKASVKFLELFCREAYACAFLDRKNQLEYKHLSSVVGKRKRFDFLSDFVPQKVKAEDALAEVSSAGT encoded by the exons ATGGCGAAGGCCAAACGGAAAGAAGATGAAACCGGGAGAggaaagaagaggaaaacaaTGGAAGATCAGAGCAAGGTGCAGGTGCAGAGTAAGAATAAGAACAGAAAGAGTAGTAAAAGTGTCAGTAATGGCGTAAAAGATCAGATAATCGAGGACGATGAGCCGGAAGTTCTGGTCGCACCGAATTCGAGTTCTGACTCTGAAAACGACCAGGAAGACGAATTTGCTCGAGTTGAAGATACCGAgggcgaggaagaagaagaagagagcgCTGAGGCAGCGAGGCAGCAACGAGATGGgaacgagaagaagaagaggaagaagaagaagggggatACGGAtaagaatgataaaaagaagaataagaagaagaagaagaagggggagACGGACAAGaatgagaaggagaagaagaagaaaagggacaCGGataagaatgagaagaagaagaagaagaagaaaggggatacggaaaagaatgagaagaagaagaaaggggacacggaaaagaatgagaaaaagaagaagaagggggacACGGATAAGAttgataagaagaagaataagaagaagcaGAAGGATAAGGATAGCAATGCGGAGAATGAGATTGATTGTGCATTTCCTATGAGCCGTGTCGGTAGGATGATAAAGAGCGAGGATCCTGATATTCGCATATTCAACGACGCCATTTTTCTCATCAACAAAGCTTCG GTAAAGtttcttgaattattttgtaGGGAAGCATATGCTTGTGCTTTTCTGGATCGTAAGAATCAACTCGAGTACAAGCATCTAT CATCGGTTGTTGGTAAGAGAAAGAGATTTGACTTCCTTTCAG ATTTTGTTCCCCAAAAAGTGAAGGCTGAGGATGCTTTGGCGGAGGTTTCATCTGCTGGGACTTAA
- the LOC127801309 gene encoding beta-galactosidase 8, protein MTMRGTRLSILWLLTVGLVVAATFAANVTYDHRALVIDGQRRVFISGSIHYPRSTPEMWPDLIQKSKDGGLDVIETYVFWNLHEPVREQYDFEGRKDLVKFVKLVAEAGLYVHLRIGPYVCAEWNYGGFPLWLHFVPGIQFRTDNEPFKAEMKRFTAKIVDMMKQENLFASQGGPIILSQIENEYGNIDAAYGPAAKTYIKWAASMATSLDTGVPWVMCQQSDAPDPIINTCNGFYCDQFTPNSANKPKMWTENWSGWFLSFGGAVPHRPVEDLAFAVARFFQRGGTFQNYYMYHGGTNFGRTTGGPFIATSYDYDAPIDEYGIVRQPKWGHLKDLHKAIKLCEPAMVATDPTITSLGSNLEASVYKAESGLCAAFLANVGTQSDATVNFNGNSYHLPAWSVSILPDCKNVVLNTAKINSQATVLKFMTQPSNDDADASKAGWSWFNEPIGISSHNAFMKLGLLEQINTTADKSDYLWYSLSTDIQGGSQTVLHVESLGHALHAFVNGKLAGSGKGSSNNAKVAIELPISLIPGKNTIDLLSLTVGLQNYGAFFDKSGAGVTGPVKLKGVNNGSTIDLSSQQWKYQVGLKGEELGLSNGGSSGWVSEPTLPKKQPLIWYKTNFDGPSGNDPIAIDFTGMGKGEAWVNGQSIGRFWPTYTSSNAGCTDSCNYRGPYNSNKCIKNCGKPSQQLYHVPRSWLQPSGNTLVLFEEMGGDPTQLSFATRQIGNLCSRVSESHPQPVDMWNADQTTGRGPGPMLSLECPFPNQVISSIKFASFGTPHGTCGTFSHGKCSSTRALSIIQKTCVGSKSCSIGVSIDTFGDPCVGVTKSLAVEASCT, encoded by the exons ATGACCATGAGAGGGACGAGGCTTTCGATTCTGTGGCTTTTGACGGTCGGCCTTGTCGTGGCGGCGACGTTTGCCGCCAATGTGACCTACGACCACCGTGCTCTGGTGATCGACGGCCAGCGCAGGGTGTTCATTTCCGGCTCCATTCATTATCCTCGCAGCACTCCAGAA ATGTGGCCGGACCTTATTCAGAAATCTAAGGATGGAGGACTGGATGTGATCGAGACCTACGTTTTCTGGAACTTGCACGAACCTGTTCGAGAACAG TATGATTTTGAGGGAAGAAAAGATTTAGTTAAATTTGTCAAATTGGTTGCGGAAGCTGGGCTATATGTCCATCTGCGCATCGGTCCTTATGTTTGTGCTGAATGGAACTACGG TGGCTTTCCTCTTTGGTTGCATTTCGTACCTGGAATTCAATTCCGAACTGATAATGAGCCATTCAAG GCTGAAATGAAGAGATTCACAGCGAAGATTGTGGACATGATGAAGCAAGAAAATCTCTTTGCATCTCAAGGTGGACCCATTATCTTATCTCAG ATTGAAAATGAATATGGGAACATTGATGCAGCATATGGACCTGCTGcaaaaacttatattaaatGGGCAGCAAGTATGGCTACATCCTTGGATACTGGAGTACCATGGGTGATGTGCCAGCAATCAGATGCACCTGATCCTATA ATCAACACTTGCAATGGGTTTTACTGTGACCAATTCACCCCCAACTCTGCCAATAAACCAAAAATGTGGACTGAGAATTGGAGTGGATG GTTTCTTTCATTTGGTGGAGCTGTGCCCCACAGACCTGTGGAAGACCTTGCTTTTGCTGTGGCACGTTTTTTCCAACGAGGGGGAACCTTCCAAAATTACTATATG TACCATGGTGGGACTAACTTTGGCCGGACTACTGGTGGACCGTTCATTGCTACAAGTTATGATTATGATGCTCCAATCGATGAGTATG GAATTGTTAGACAACCCAAGTGGGGCCACCTAAAAGATCTGCATAAAGCCATAAAACTTTGTGAACCTGCAATGGTAGCCACTGATCCAACAATTACGTCTTTGGGTTCAAACTTGGAG GCAAGTGTCTATAAAGCTGAGTCAGGTTTGTGTGCTGCTTTTCTTGCCAATGTGGGTACACAATCTGATGCAACTGTGAACTTCAATGGCAATTCATATCATCTACCTGCATGGTCTGTGAGCATCTTACCTGACTGCAAAAATGTAGTGCTTAATACTGCAAAG ATTAATTCTCAGGCTACAGTTCTAAAATTCATGACTCAACCTTCAAATGATGATGCTGATGCTTCTAAAGCAGGCTGGAGTTGGTTTAATGAACCAATTGGTATCTCAAGTCACAATGCCTTCATGAAACTTGGGTTATTGgaacaaataaatacaacagCCGACAAAAGTGACTATCTGTGGTATTCACTTAG CACTGACATTCAAGGTGGATCTCAAACAGTTCTTCATGTGGAGTCACTTGGCCATGCTCTTCATGCTTTTGTTAATGGGAAACTTGCAG GGAGTGGAAAAGGCAGTAGCAACAATGCCAAAGTTGCCATTGAGCTTCCCATCTCACTCATCCCTGGAAAGAACACAATTGATCTCTTGAGTTTGACAGTGGGACTTCAG AACTATGGGGCATTCTTTGACAAATCAGGTGCTGGGGTTACTGGTCCAGTGAAGCTGAAAGGTGTAAATAATGGATCTACAATTGATCTCTCCTCACAACAATGGAAGTATCAG GTTGGACTGAAAGGTGAAGAATTAGGCCTCTCTAATGGGGGTTCTTCAGGTTGGGTATCAGAACCCACCTTACCCAAGAAGCAACCCTTGATTTGGTACAAg ACAAACTTTGATGGCCCATCTGGCAATGATCCAATTGCAATAGATTTCACGGGAATGGGAAAAGGTGAGGCATGGGTGAACGGCCAAAGCATTGGACGTTTTTGGCCAACATATACGTCTTCAAATGCTGGTTGTACGGATTCCTGTAATTATAGAGGCCcatataattcaaataaatgCATCAAGAACTGTGGGAAACCATCTCAGCAATT GTACCATGTGCCTCGTTCATGGTTACAACCAAGTGGGAATACTTTGGTGTTGTTTGAGGAAATGGGTGGAGATCCAACACAATTATCTTTTGCCACAAGACAGATAGGAAATTTGTGCTCGCGCGTTTCCGAGTCTCACCCACAACCTGTTGACATGTGGAATGCAGATCAGACGACTGGAAGGGGACCAGGGCCTATGCTATCACTGGAATGCCCTTTTCCTAATCAAGTCATTTCTTCGATCAAGTTTGCAAGCTTTGGAACTCCTCATGGGACTTGTGGAACTTTTAGCCACGGAAAGTGCAGCAGCACCAGAGCTCTTTCCATCATACAGAAG ACCTGCGTTGGATCAAAGAGTTGCAGCATCGGAGTCTCAATTGATACATTTGGGGACCCATGTGTTGGAGTGACCAAAAGTTTAGCAGTAGAAGCTTCCTGTACATGA
- the LOC127812473 gene encoding uncharacterized protein LOC127812473, which yields MDNKRSLIVVLLVVLFISTEAIFVHAQSNGNGNDHGNDNNGEGKGSNGDGNVHGNDNNGEGKGNNNGHGNDNNNKKDNKNGKDKEKKPSKDKDMTHYKMLKELTPYGQQQAQCEAKGACYNKVLACPAQCPERKPKKNKKQKACRIDCSSKCEATCRWRKANCDGYGSLCYDPRFVGGDGVMFYFHGAKGGDFAIVSDDSLHINAHFIGSRPQGRTRDFTWVQALSVMFDTHTLVLAARRVSHWDDSVDALLVKWDGHEVQIPVDGDAEWKISTEDRDVVVERTDDTNNVRVKVSGLVEMAVRVRPIGEEENRVHNYQLPADDAFAHLETQFRFFNLSELVEGVLGKTYRPSYVSPVKRGVPMPMMGGEDKYKTPSFYSTVCNACRFQRPSGFSAI from the exons ATGGATAACAAAAGGTCATTGATTGTTGTTCTACTTGTAGTGCTATTCATCTCGACGGAAGCCATCTTTGTTCATGCACAAAGCAATGGCAACGGCAATGACCATGGAAATGATAACAACGGCGAAGGCAAAGGCAGCAACGGCGACGGCAATGTCCATGGAAATGATAACAACGGCGAAGGCAAAGGCAACAACAATGGCCATGGaaatgacaacaacaacaaaaaggaCAATAAGAATGGAAAGGACAAGGAGAAGAAGCCTTCCAAGGATAAGGATATGACCCATTATAAAATGCTGAAAGAATTAACACCATATGGCCAGCAACAAGCTCAATGTGAAGCCAAAGGAGCCTGCTACAACAAGGTCCTTGCATGTCCAGCACAGTGCCCGGAGAGGAAGCCtaagaagaacaagaagcaAAAGGCATGCAGGATTGACTGTAGTAGCAAGTGTGAAGCCACTTGCAGAT GGAGGAAAGCAAACTGTGATGGGTATGGTTCTCTTTGCTATGACCCTCGCTTTGTTGGCGGTGACGGTGTAATGTTCTACTTCCATGGAGCAAAAGGAGGCGACTTTGCCATTGTATCCGATGACAGCCTTCACATCAATGCTCACTTCATCGGATCCCGCCCCCAGGGAAGGACTCGTGACTTCACTTGGGTTCAAGCACTCTCAGTCATGTTTGACACACACACCCTTGTCCTCGCAGCAAGAAGAGTCTCTCACTGGGATGACAGTGTCGATGCTCTTCTCGTAAAGTGGGATGGCCATGAGGTTCAGATCCCTGTGGATGGGGACGCAGAGTGGAAGATTAGCACTGAGGACAGAGACGTGGTAGTAGAGAGAACTGACGACACTAACAATGTAAGAGTGAAAGTTTCTGGGCTGGTGGAGATGGCTGTGAGGGTCAGACCTATTGGGGAAGAAGAAAACCGAGTTCACAACTACCAGTTGCCCGCTGATGATGCTTTTGCTCACCTAGAGACACAGTTTAGATTCTTCAACCTCTCAGAACTTGTTGAGGGGGTTTTGGGGAAGACTTACAGGCCTAGCTATGTTAGCCCTGTGAAAAGAGGGGTCCCCATGCCGATGATGGGTGGGGAAGACAAGTACAAAACTCCATCATTCTACTCAACCGTTTGCAATGCTTGCAGGTTCCAGAGGCCATCTGGGTTCTCTGCAATTTAA